The Candidatus Abyssobacteria bacterium SURF_5 genomic interval ATGATCGAGAAATACTGGGGCGAGGAGCGCTTTTATCATCATACGGCTCCCATCTCGATGATTTACGCGCTGCGCGAAGCGCTCCGCATCATCAGGGAGGAGGGGCTCGAGAATCGATTCCGGCGGCACCGGCTCAATCATTTGGCTCTCGCGGCCGGCCTGGAGGGGCTCGAGGTTGAATTTCTCGTTGAGGAGCAATACCGGCTGCCCATGCTGAATGCGGTGAAGATACCGGACGGCATCAATGACGTGAACGTCCGGAAATATCTATTGAACAAGTACGGGATTGAGCTGGGCGGAGGATTGGGGGTTTTGAAGGGCAAGACCTGGCGTATTGGGTTGATGGGGCACTCCTCGACGAAACAGAACGTCCTCCTTTTCCTTGCGGCTTTGGAAGACGCGCTCATGGCGGAAGGAATAAAGACTGCACCTGGCGCCGCCGTCGCCGCAGCCACAGAGATATATGTCAAAGAGCATTCCGGTCGGGCTTAAACGCACGCTCTCGTGCATAATCGGAAGCGAATCTCTTATTGATCATCCCGCCGGCCTCATGTTGTATTCTTATGACTCGTCCCTCCAGACCGGTATCCCGCAGCTCGTGCTGCTTCCGGATACGACCGAGCAGATAGCAGAAATCGTTGCACTCCTCTATCGAGAAGGCGTGCCATATTCGGCGCGGGGAGCCGGCACCAATCTAAGCGGCGGCTCAGTGCCTGCGCGCGGGGGAGTAGTCATCTGCCTTTCCAAGATGCGGAGGATCCTTCAGATTGACCCGGTCAATCAAACCGCCCGCGTTCAGCCCGGAGTAACCAACCTGACCCTTCAGCAAGCCCTTCAGAAACAGGGGTTCTTTTTTGCGCCCGATCCCGCCAGTCAGCGCGTTTCCACTATCGGCGGCAATATTGCCGAGAATTCCGGGGGACCGCATTGTCTCAAGTACGGCGTGACCACTAACCATGTTCTGGGGATGCGGGTGGTTACTCCCGCCGGCGAAATCCTGGAGTTTGGCTCGGATCGGTTGTATACGCCGGGACTCGACCTGCCGGGTCTGTTCATCGGGTCGGAGGGGACTCTCGGGATCGCAACGGAAATCATCTGTCGGATTCTCCCGCTGCCGCGTGCGACCCGGACGATGCTGGCTGTCTATGATGCCACCGAAGACGCCGGTCAAACGGTATCCGATATCATCGCCGCCGGAATTCTTCCCGCCACGCTGGAAATGATGGATAACTTGGTGATCCGGGCGGTGGAAGAGTCTCTGCATGCAGGATATCCTACCGATGCCGGCGCCGTTCTCATCATTGAAGTGGACGGCGTGGAGGAGGCGCTTGGATGGGTGGTCGACCGGATCGAGAGCATCTGCCGCCGCAACAGGGTTCGGGACATTCGGATCGCGCAGAGCGAGAGGGAACGCGATTTCCTGTGGGCGGGACGACGGGGCGCATTCGGAGCGGTCGCCCGGCTGTTTCCGAATTATTCTGTTTCGGACGGCACGGTCCCGCGCGCGAAACTGCCGGAAGTCCTGCGGCGGGTGGCGCAGATAGGGAAAACATATAAACTTCCAATTGGGAATGTGTTTCATGCGGGCGATGGCAACCTGCATCCCCTGATTTTTTTTGACGCGCGCGACCGGGGCCAGCTTGATCACGTGCATCAGGCGGGAAGGGAGATATTGATAGCGTGCGCCGAGGCCGGCGGCACGATCAGCGGCGAGCACGGCATCGGCACCGAGAAGATCGAGGCGATGCCGCTGGTTTTCGGCGAGCGCGAGATCGAGCTGATGCGCAGCATCAAGCGGAAGATTGATCCGGCCGATCTGTGCAATCCGGGAAAAATACTGCCTCCGCCCGATTCGGGCCGAGGCGAACAAGTCGAAGAAGAACCCGGTCCGGGAATCAAATCAACGAGCGCGATGGGCGGCGTCCCATTGTATGAGCCGAAAGACGTCTCAGAGCTTTGCGCTCTCATGAAAAGCCTCGGCTCGAAAGGAAGGACTTTTGCGGCTGTCGGGGGCGTCGCTTTGTTTCCGGGATTGCCTCATCTTTGCATGCCCGATGCGATCATTCGCACGAAGAAACTTCGGACAATCGTTGAGCATGACGCCGCGAACCTGACCGCCACCGCTGCGGCAGGTCTTTCTCTCGGAGAGCTGCAAAAGGTCCTGCGGAAGGAGAACCAGTTTCTTCCGCTGGATGCGCCGCCGCAATCGACGCTGGGAGGCATAGTCGCGGCGGGTTTGCCGGGACCGCGCCGGTATGCGTACGGTTCCGCTCGGGACGCGGTGCTCGGAATTAAATTTGCCGATTATACTGGCCGAATATTGAAAGCGGGTGGGAAGACGGTAAAAAATGTCGCCGGCTATGACTACGGGAAACTGCTCATCGGGTCGTGGGGGACCCTGGGAATACTTACGGAAATCACATTCCGATTGCTTCCCTTGCCGGAATGCTCAGCCTGTTTTGTCGCCGGCTTCGAGCGTCTCGCGGATGCTGGCAGGGCGGGCGCGCGGATATTGGAGGCTGGGCTTAGCCACTCGCTGCTGACTCTGCTGAATCTGAGGGGCTTGAGTGTTGCCGCAACAACCGCCGGCCATGCGCTTCCGGCCGGACAATATGCACTGATAGGAGGGGCGGAAGGTTTTGGCCCGGCCGTTAAGCGGCAGATGGCGGAGATGCAGGATATCTGCGCGGGTGTATCTGCGGAATCAGTCGCATTTGAGGGAAACAATTATGCCGAAATTCTCGGTTCAGTTGTGCAGGCGTGTTATCCGCACCGGCACGAAGACTCTTTTTTTGGCGGATGCATCTCCGTTCGACCTGAGGACTTGTGCGGCACGATCGAAGCAATTGAAAAGATGGAGAGAGATGCCGGTGTGGTATCTTCAGTGGTCACCGATGTCTCCACCGGTACGATTTTCACTTACTTTTCAGCCGGCATAGAAGGCCCAGCCGCGCAGGATCTGGGAACGGTTCTGCGGGAGGCTATTGCTGGCATTCGCATGGTGACGCTTTTGGGCAAAGCCGCCGGATCATTTATCACGGGTGGCTCTCATTCGATGTGGCAAAGGCAGATGAAAGAAGGCTTCGACCCCCACAGCTTGTTGAATCCGGGTCTCGAATTATGGTAGGCGAGCCGAAATATTCGGAACTTGACAAGCTATCCGGCGAGATCGCCCGCTGCGGCCGGTGCGGTTTCTGCCAGAGCGTCTGTCCGGTTTATCAGGTAACAGCGCATGAAGAGGGAGTCGCGCGCGGGCGGAACATGTTCGCAAAGGAGTTAATAGAGGGCCATGTCGCCATCTCGGTAAAGAACGAGGGTTTTTTTAAGGAGTGCCTTCTCTGCCGGGCCTGCGTGGAGATATGTTTTTCCGCGGTAAAGACGGACGAGATTGTGTTGGCGGGGCGGCGGGCGAGCAACCGCATCCGCGGAGTTTCTTCTCTTCATCGGTATGTCCTGAATTATCTGCTGACGGACCACGGGCGGCTCGGTCGCGCAATCAGGCTGGCTTCTTTCGGGCGGACGGCGGGCGCCGTCAGGCTTGCGCAGGCGCTTGATATTTTCGGGTGGTACGGAGGGAAATTTCGGCGAGCGGACGAATTCCTGGGGCAGATGCCGCGCAGGTTTCTTCGCGAGCGCCTGAAAAAGCGGAGACGAAGCGCCATTGGGACAACGGCGAAGGCGACTTTGCGAGAAGCCTTCTTCTTCATTGGGTGCGGAACCAATTTCATGTTTCCCGAGGTGGGGGAGAGCACTATCAATTTCCTTCAGAAGATCGGCTACGAAGTCACGATCCTCGCCAATAGCTGTTGCGGGTTACCCGCCCACGCTCATGGAGCAGCCGATACTGTCGAGCGACTTGCGGAGGCGAATATACGGTTGCTGTCGGAGAGCGAGGGCCCTATCGTGACCGATTGCTCGAGTTGCGCGTCATTCATGAAGAGATATCCCGAGATACTTTCCGCGGGCGGAGCGGGGGGATCGCTTATCGAGAGGGCGCAGGCCATGTCGGGTCGGGTGCGCGACGTGACGGAAATCCTATCTGCATCGTCGCTGGCTCCTACCATGGAACCAGCAGGCGAAGCATTGCGCGTGACGTTTCATGATCCATGTCATCTGAGCCGACATCAGAAGCTGAGCCAGGCTGCGCGCGAAGCGCTCAGGCTTCTTCCCGGCATCGAGTTCATCGAAATGAAGGAAGCGGATTGGTGTTGCGGCGGCGCGGGCGCCTTCTCGGTCGAATACCCCGACCTCTCGCTTCAGATTCTCGAGCGTAAAGTGCGGAATATCGAGGAATCAGGCGCCCGAATTGTGGCGACGACCTGCCCGGCCTGCATGATGCAGTTGCAGAGCGGGCTGCGCCAATCAGGTGCGGCGGCACGACGGTTGGTGCAGGTGAAACATCTGGTGGAACTGGCGCGGGACTAATGTAAAGCGGTGTGGACGCACAGTCGGACGCTGTGGACGCAGTGGGCAAAGTGGACGCGGGAAGAAAAGGGGAATCTTAACGAGGGCCGGCTCCTGAAGTGCTATCGGTAAGACTGATGTCTATCTTCCTGCCGCTTCTGCTGCTTTTGTTTTGATTAGACCGAGCAGGTCTTCAGCAAGGAAGGTATCGACTTCTGCGGAAGGGTACCAGCCGGCTGGTCTCGTGAGGCCGCCCCATTCGTATCCCTCGGCCCTTGAATACATTGTGATCCTGGAACGGGCAGAATCGGCGGGCTGAAGGAAGAAGTCCAAGATAGTCCGCTCCTGCCAGAAAATGAAACCGCTGCTTATCTCGCGTACAACAATTCTGCCGTCGGGGTCTATCGTATGTATCTCTACGCGCGGGTCCTCAAGCAGTATCTCGCGTGCGATTTGGAAGGCGACCCGGTTACTGACGGGCAGGGTTTCGGTTATAGGCGGCGGATAAATCGGATATTCAGGCGCGGACGCGCACGAAGCCAACGAGATGGAGATGAGAAGGACAGAGGCGATCATTGACGCCGCCATCGCTCGATTTTTCAAACTCAACTTTGTGGGTGTCCTGAGTCCGTGCATGCAATAATAATACGCAACCCGGGTTTGATAGTCAAGCTTCGGCTGCAAAAACGGACAGCACGATTCATACCTGTTTGCTGCCGGAGATGTTTATCAGGGAATTTACGTTTTGCCTTCGGAGAGTCGTTTGGCATAATCCACGTAGTGCCGGAGCAGCCACATCTTTTCGAGGAATTGGGGCCAGCCACATTTTGGTTTGATTGGCTCTTCCGACTCGTCCCTGATGAGCACACCGTGCGTTACATTTCCCTGCAGTTCATCCCACATATCGCCCCACGTATCGAGCGCATCCTGCAGGACCGACTTGTTCACGTTTCTCATATGAACAAGCATTCGCTCAGCAGAAAGGCTCTCGTGCGGACGCTCGTGTTCGCGCCCGCCTGGCAACAATTGAAATGTTCCTGCCATTCTGTTTCCACCTCCTGTTCCTGATTGAGACCCAAACTGCAGGGATCAGTGCATGCAACTTGCATGCCGCTCCCGTTCAAGCTTAACAAGCTCATTCACAAGCCGGCGTCAGGGGCGGAGATGCGATGGATTATAGCGTGCTTTTCGAGAAGGCGTTTTTTTTACCTTGAACGAGGAGATGTTCGGAGTTGCCCATAAAATCGGCAGGCGTCGAGAAAATTGGCAGCGCATTAAGGCTGAGAAACGACAAGAGAGGAAGAAGAAGCAAGGGCTCGTCAAAAATTGGCGAGCCCTTGGTCCAATTGCTTTTTGGAGTCATGGAATCGCAACGAAGACGGGATTCGACCATGCGAAAGAGTAGCCGCCGGCGCCGAGATCAAGCGCGGTGACCTCGACCCGATAATAGCCGTTTTCGGTAACTCCATCCGACAGAGTTGCGGAATAGGCGGGCGCCATAGGGGCGATAGTCTTCCAGATTTGGCCGTTCTTGATGATGTCGATTTTTGCCAGGATTGCCGCCGGGTTTTCGGAATTCACGCTGAGATTGATTGTGGCGCAGCCATCGAAGATGTAAGCGGTATCTCCCATCAACTCGCCATTGACATCGAACGCCAGTGATGGCCCTGTTGTGGCAAAGCTTCTTCCCGCCTTGATGGCCTTGTACAGTTCGGCGGCGCTGAGCTCGCGCAAGTACACGCCGTTCTTTACCACGCCCACTTTGGAATCGGGATCGCCGGTATTGTGAGAATCAGTATTTGCCAGACCGAAAATCGGGGTATCGATGGAGCCGTTGACGTAGGCGAGGAGCAGTTGATCCCAGGAATTAAGCGGAACCGCGGGAGATCCATCCGGGACCAGCGGAGTCCCGAGCCACTGGCCTACGCCGCTGAACATGTAGGTCGCCATGTAGAGGGCGTTTCTCATGGGGATGGGGTCCTCATAGCCGGGGAACATGACGGGCATATTGATGTCGCGTTCGCCGTAGATTGTCAGGTTGTTCAGGGTGATTCCGAATCCCCATGCGTCTTCATCGGAATACCCCATGAGTTTGGCGTATCCTGCGACGTCGTCAACATGGCTCTGGTTATAGACCTCCATGCAGTTGACGCCGTACTCGGTCCGCACCATGCCCGAGGGATGATTATAGACAGCTACTCCGCCTTTTGAATGGATGTAATCCACCCATTTCGTGAGGTTCTCCGGGTACATGGGACCTGTGCCATACGGGTTTTCGGGAGATGTCCATACCTCCTCCGGGCAAAGCTCCTCGGCGTCGTCGCCGACAAAAGGATCACTGACACCGAGAGCGAGCATGTGGTCGCGGTTGAACATGCCATCACTTCCGGTCACCTCGAAACCGGGCAGGGCAAGAAAAGCGCCGTCGGAGACCGCCGCAGTTTCCGCAACTAAGGAATCCCATTCAGCTTTCGTTAAACTCTTGCAATGATCGGTGATGATGACGGCACTGAGTCCGCGGGCTACGGCCGTTGCTTTAATATCGTCAACTGTGCCCGATCCGTCGGAGCGCGTCGTGTGCATGTGCCCGTCGAAATAGATCAAGATGTTCTGGTCCGCCAAAGCGTTTCCGGCGAAGCTCAGCACAAAGGCCAAGAAAGCGACCATTGCTGCTTCAATCAACACGCCAGACTTGAAAATCCTGCGAAG includes:
- a CDS encoding FAD-binding oxidoreductase: MSKSIPVGLKRTLSCIIGSESLIDHPAGLMLYSYDSSLQTGIPQLVLLPDTTEQIAEIVALLYREGVPYSARGAGTNLSGGSVPARGGVVICLSKMRRILQIDPVNQTARVQPGVTNLTLQQALQKQGFFFAPDPASQRVSTIGGNIAENSGGPHCLKYGVTTNHVLGMRVVTPAGEILEFGSDRLYTPGLDLPGLFIGSEGTLGIATEIICRILPLPRATRTMLAVYDATEDAGQTVSDIIAAGILPATLEMMDNLVIRAVEESLHAGYPTDAGAVLIIEVDGVEEALGWVVDRIESICRRNRVRDIRIAQSERERDFLWAGRRGAFGAVARLFPNYSVSDGTVPRAKLPEVLRRVAQIGKTYKLPIGNVFHAGDGNLHPLIFFDARDRGQLDHVHQAGREILIACAEAGGTISGEHGIGTEKIEAMPLVFGEREIELMRSIKRKIDPADLCNPGKILPPPDSGRGEQVEEEPGPGIKSTSAMGGVPLYEPKDVSELCALMKSLGSKGRTFAAVGGVALFPGLPHLCMPDAIIRTKKLRTIVEHDAANLTATAAAGLSLGELQKVLRKENQFLPLDAPPQSTLGGIVAAGLPGPRRYAYGSARDAVLGIKFADYTGRILKAGGKTVKNVAGYDYGKLLIGSWGTLGILTEITFRLLPLPECSACFVAGFERLADAGRAGARILEAGLSHSLLTLLNLRGLSVAATTAGHALPAGQYALIGGAEGFGPAVKRQMAEMQDICAGVSAESVAFEGNNYAEILGSVVQACYPHRHEDSFFGGCISVRPEDLCGTIEAIEKMERDAGVVSSVVTDVSTGTIFTYFSAGIEGPAAQDLGTVLREAIAGIRMVTLLGKAAGSFITGGSHSMWQRQMKEGFDPHSLLNPGLELW
- a CDS encoding (Fe-S)-binding protein translates to MVGEPKYSELDKLSGEIARCGRCGFCQSVCPVYQVTAHEEGVARGRNMFAKELIEGHVAISVKNEGFFKECLLCRACVEICFSAVKTDEIVLAGRRASNRIRGVSSLHRYVLNYLLTDHGRLGRAIRLASFGRTAGAVRLAQALDIFGWYGGKFRRADEFLGQMPRRFLRERLKKRRRSAIGTTAKATLREAFFFIGCGTNFMFPEVGESTINFLQKIGYEVTILANSCCGLPAHAHGAADTVERLAEANIRLLSESEGPIVTDCSSCASFMKRYPEILSAGGAGGSLIERAQAMSGRVRDVTEILSASSLAPTMEPAGEALRVTFHDPCHLSRHQKLSQAAREALRLLPGIEFIEMKEADWCCGGAGAFSVEYPDLSLQILERKVRNIEESGARIVATTCPACMMQLQSGLRQSGAAARRLVQVKHLVELARD